ttgattggtatggcggggccctatcccgacctttatgattttatgtactcttagaggcttgtagacagatgtcaggtttatggatacttgtatggtcGTGTTGGCCTATgtgttgagtttacaaatggtcatgtcggccttataggcccgtatgtcacatgtataactttgtatatcatgttgggtcgtcatatgttgagtattcccttatgttttattcttgttgtCTTATGACgggtttctggctcatttactcaagatagtataataagaaagatatgttatgttggtactcggttgagtaaggcaccgggtgcccgtcgcggctcttcggtttgggtcgtgacagaaatctTAGGATACCAATAACTTCGTCCAACTTTAAGGTATTTGCACTAGTGAAAAGTTCAAATCTACACAAGATACTTCCATTATACACGATATCATGATACATATACAAACTAGTGGGGGATTGTTAGACATAGTTAGTTTGTATATGTGGGGGTTTCCCACATCGGTGACTTTAAGTCACTTTTGAGGCCTTAAAAGGCTAAGCACACTAAGTCATATAGAATGAGTATTTGACATACTTCTAAAAGTATGTGTAATATATATTATTATATATCTAAATGACTTGGACTTGGACTTGGACGCGGGTCGGGTCGGATCTTTAAATAAaggttttatttttatatttattttttggaGCAGTTTCCGATTatttaaattcgaatttaaatttgaatttaaataaaacAGATATAACTGTTCGTATAGGAGTGTGACTTTTCTGAAAAGTCTTCTCTTGAATTCTATAAATACAAGGAGACTCCAAGAGCAGCGATATTCAATTTTTTTGCAAGTGTAATTCtggctttgttgtatcctgacgGAGAATTGCTTGTAATACCCTAAAGAATATACGGGCAATATCTTTTGAAAGATAGTGATATTTCAAGCCTCAAAGCTATACTTCTCTTTTAATCTTCTGTAAGTTTTCTaacacttttcatgtaaagataaatctgaacgaaaatactgttcaaaatccgaaaaatattccaacataatatactggagttccagtataatatactggacttccagcctaatatactggtccagcataatatgctggaagtccataaacatgtgctccaatctccagtatattatgctgaaactttttgtgtgttggagttctagcataatatgctggaagttcatacacaggtgcaccaatctccagtatattatgctggaactttccgtgttgcagcaaaatagtgactatttttcaatgactttacaaacgCAGACTATTTTTTTACTTACCAATCCAAAAACTGGTTAACTCGTACTATTTTCACCCTAAAATCAATTATATACGGGGTTTGGGGCCAACAACTGAAAACTAGTAAGAGAAAATTAACGAAATAGCAACAAATCGATATTACTTATAAATAATTTTCCATTAAGTCATGCTATACAAAATAGTTAAAAAAGCTATCAAAGATATTCAACATTTAAAAACCTAGGCAAAAGAGGATTTTTTTCAATAGATATGGTTAGAAAACACATGGATGAGAAGATATACagaattttgagaaaaaataAAGGTAATTTGGACTGGTTTGGAATCAAAATTCATTATCGCTGATATATAATACTCAAAAAACATAGGCAAAAAGGATATTTTTTGTATGATAGGAATTCGTTGAAAAGACATAGATGCGGCAATATACAAAATTTAAGGTGATTTGGACCGATTTAGAATCAAAATTTGTAGTTGAAATTGGGTTTATAATTTTCTCTATGCCAAATGTATCTTACATATATCTCATATGTATCTCCCACACAAGTATACATGAATATACAGTGGATAAACATTGATACAAAATACATATGGGATCACATACCATCTTCTTCCATATTGATCTTCAACTTCAAATTTGGCTCaaatttcaattcaaaccaccatAGATCTCCGCAAAAATCGTCTCAATCTGAGAGTCAAACTCATTGAGATGTACCCAATATATTTCAACAACACCCACTCGAAACAAATTCTAACTTTGATAACCCGAATTTCTAACTCAAGCTTAAGCAAACATCAATGGAGTTAAAACTTCAAATTACCtctaatcttcctcaaatttaTTATATTGCCATGTCTTAAATTTATAAAGAGCATGcaattgattttttatttatttttttggacttttatattataatatatgtGTTGTGTGTTTATTGTTAGCTAGTATTTGATCATGTTTCTACTCAGTTACAGTAGTTCATGAACTAATTTCTCTATTAAATTTTGACTCATTTCAAATATCATCTGGGAAATTGTAATCTGAAGTGCTAATCATCAGGGAAATATCCTTTAGTATTTTACACCAATTAAACAATTTAACTATAAGGTCACAAATTAAAGTAAAGAAATATAGTATCACTTAATTATGATTATAtgaaaataatttatatacaaaGACACATTTATGTATTTATTTGTCTGGTATAAAAAATTAGTTTGAGTAATTTTTTTTTCGGACACTAATGTCGTATGGAGGATGCATCACATCAAATCAAACCAGGTTTACGAAAAAGATATGCTTTAATTAGGGGCACAAAATCATTCTCAACTGCGACGATCAAAATGGCAGCAGATTTGCTTGTCTGAGCACCAAAAACCAACCaatataattattttataaatttagTGGTTTTAGCCAAATGTAAGTTGGATAACAATCAATAACGATTGAcctttttttatttgattaaacCGATAATGAGATTGAGAGAAATGATTTTTTCTTGAAAAAACTCTCATCGTGATGTTTAAAGTTTTTGTTACTATTTCACTGTGACACTGATTTAGACACATGCCTATGTATCCAGTGTTTCGGCAAAATTCATAGTTAACCGAATCGAAAAATCGAACCAAGCCGAAAAGTCAAATCAAATCGATTAAAAAAtctgatttggtttggtttggtattgagtaaaaacaCCCGaactaatttttatatatattttaagacTTTATgtaaaattttctttaaaaaatgtctagaaatatttgggattctcTTGCAGGATATAAATTTTAATAGAATATGAAGTGCTCCATATTTATTGAccttaaataatgggttgtatgatTACTCTCTTATCAGATATTATTGAAATGCGTCTATCtatttgttcttccatattcatatcaTATATTAAGAtctattaaatttttatatctttttcgaatgtGAAGTGGTTATTatatttaggtatcatattgaattttatgtttaattactaaattTGGTTAACCTGAAAGTGTATatcaacgaaaaattattgtcacacgactaaaaaaataactattaTGCGTTACTAATAGAATTTtcccataagaatattttaatcgataatatgtttgtcaattttttttttatatttttactaaatagaTATTTACTTATCAAATATTTGACAAAGTAAGAATGGAATAATATGTAAGTAACAAAAAACCTGAAAAatccgacaaaaccgaaccaatccaaaccgatatagttggtttggttttgataaaagccgaaccaacccggtccatATACACCCCTAGTTTTGGCTCTAATTTCATACATGTATGTGTAGGGTTGTGCATAATTTGGTAAACACCGAATTACCGTACAGaaatcaaaaaaaattatatttggtatttggtttaagtacttaaaaaaattggtatttggtatttaaaaatgAAATACTGAAACATCGATATCGTACCGAAATATATAATAAGTTACACGATACACATATTATTGATTACAAAATGAATATTAAAgttctaaattttatttttcgTCATTTTTTATAATTTCCTTTAACATTAATCCCCTATTTCTCCCATTATACTTGACTTTCCCCCATTTTCTTTCGTTGCCTACTTATGTTTCAACCTTTCTCCCATCTAAATTTAACATTTTTAGTTTTCATAGTTTTTACTATATTATAACATTTTTATTTTCGTAGTGGTGGGTACCTTACTTAAGAATATTACAGTCTATGACTTTATGCACTGTTAATATTCGAGTTGAACAAAGCGAATTTACCAAACTGAATAAACCGAAAGAAAAAAACccgaaccataccgaatttaattaggtatGGTATTGGTATAACATTTTAAGAAATTAAATACCGAAAATATTAAACTGAAATGTCTAAATACCGTATCATACCGACCGACGAACACCCCTATGTATGTGTGTTAAAGAAATAAGCAAAGATAAAATTAAATATGTCATCAGAGTCCAAACTTTTctgtatttaaaaaataaaaaaataacaaaagctCAAAACCCTAAGAATCTAAATATTGAATGCACCACTGAATATATATTACATTTCTTGCAAGGATTCATTATTACAACACTATAATTAATTATTCGGGTTATCATGCTATTTCACTAAGTCATATACTATTAATTAGTTAAAGACTAGTaccattttctttctttatatTACGAATGAAGTTAGTCAACATCCTTATCAATGAGCCAATAAATTGTGTAGTATATTAACAGTTTCCTATGGTTCAGAGAAACCAAGAGAAGGAAGAACGAGTAGGTGCACATTTTAATATAACATTAAATAAAACAAAGCCATCATTTTTGACCCACTGGCACATGGGTTTCCTTTAGAAGACCTGTTATATTATCAATCGCAGATTTTTCCAATTTTAGGCTGTTGAATGAGCTATGAAAGGTCAATAATCCAGTTATTACAACTCATATTTGTCATGGCATCTGCAGGTCAACTTATTAGACAAATAATACACACTGAATACAAATGttctttttaaataaaaatataatagtGTTTTGTGTGTACTCAACTATTTCTGCCTTTTGTCTATAGAGTCAAAACCAAACCAGACAGTCAGATACAAATGTTCAATAAACGTTTTTGTTAGTTTTCACACCATGTTGAAGTAAACAAAAAATAAGCATTGacttttgcatttttctttagtGGTGGAGAGGTTTGTGGGCATTTCCACTTTCAAAGTCAACATAGAAACTGCAACTAGTACTTGAATATtggttttcccttttttttaaaccCCAGAAAATCAGCAGCTGTTACAGTCTTTGTCATAGTCTCTGTCCTTCGGGTAAGCACTTTATGCTTACTGGGTAAACTCCCTGCTATGTAATAGCCTGCAAATCATATTGGAAATGTAAATCGCACTAGGCAAGCCGTGTGCGCAAACTCGACCCAGAAGATATTGAGGAGGGATAGATCCCAGGTTATTTGTACGGATGACCGCCCTCCAAACCAACTGGGCCATCCGTAGGGATAATATTGGTTTTCGAGCAAGTTATTTTACTACACTTTTCGCACTAAACTGTTCACACTCAAAACTTGTATTTATATATTATTGGTCAAGGTGGAATATGATATTGGCAAGATTATTTATTAATGAGTTGAAACCGTGTTATTGTGACATCTTGTATTGGACCATTAAGCCTTGTACCTTTCAACTACATCTTTAATTTGGATATGATTGTTTTTCCACTAATTTTACTATCCCTTTttgtcgtccacttatatatgacaaCCCTTTTGAAGTAAAAGCTCAAAAATGTTGTATTCTTCTTGAAACCAAGTATTAGACATGACAACATTTCATAGTACCTTTGTTTACATTCTACATGTGCTACTTCTTTGTTCACTTCCATTAAATATCACATCTTCAGCAAGAACTGAAGCTGAAGCTCTAATCAAATGGAAGAGTAACTTATCTCCTATTTCTTTTTTGGATTCTTGGTCCATTTCCAATCTCAGAAACTTGTGTAATTGGACAGCTATTGTTTGCAATACTGGTGGAACACTTTCTgagatcaatctttctgatgcaACCCTCTCTGGCTCTCTTGATCAGCTTGATTTTACTTCATTCCTGAACCTCACTCGTTTTAATCTCAATGGCAATAACTTCCGTGGATCGATACCTTCGAATATTGGCAATGCCTCTATGCTCACTTTCTTGGACCTGAGTAACAATATCTTGGAAGGTgtcataccagaagagattgggAAGTTAACACAACTTGAATATCTCAGTTTTTATAACAACAATTTAAATGGTGTTATTCCCTATCAAATTAGCAATCTTCAGAAGGTAAGGTACTTGGATCTTGGATCAAATTACTTAGAAACTCCTGATTGGTCTAAATTGAGGAATATGCCTCTGTTGGCACATCTGAGCTTTGGTTACAATGAATTGAGGTTAGAATTCCCTGAATTTGTACTCCGTTGCCATAATCTGACTTACCTCGATATATCTTTAAACCATTTGAATGGTTCAATCCCAGAAACAGTATTCACCAACTTAGACAAGCTTGAGTACCTTAATCTTTCATCCAATTCATTTGAAGGTTTATTGTCACCAAATTTTACCAAGTTGTCCAAGTTAAAAGAACTTCGGATTGGTCTTAACATGTTTTCTGGCCTAATTCCTGATGAAATTGGTTTGATCACTAGTCTTGAAGTTGTTGTACTTTTCAACAATTCATTTCTAGGAAATATTCCATCTTCTATAGGAAGACTCACAAATCTTCAACAACTAGACCTTCGAAAGAATCGTTTGAATTCAACCATTCCTTCTGAGCTTGGCCTGTGTACTAACCTCACCGTCTTGGCTTTAGCAGAGAATTTCTTGCAAGGACCATTGCCTCCATCTTTCTCTTCTCTGACCAAGTTATCTGATTTGGGGTTGTCTTCTAATATTCTTTCTGGTGAGATCTCAACATATTTCATCACCAATTGGACTGAGCTGACATCTTTGCAGCTTCAAAACAATTCCTTTACTGGGAATATTCCATCTGAAATCAGTCAGTTGAAAAGCCTCAAATATCTTTTCCTCTTTCATAACAATTTCACTGGTCCCATTCCCTCTGAGATTGGAGACTTGCAAAACTTGTTGGAGCTAGATTTCTCTGACAACCAGCTTTCAGGAACAATACCTCCATCCATTGGAAACTTAACCAATCTAACAACGTTGCATCTTTTTCGCAATGTTCTCAGTGGAACCATTCCTCCTGAGATTGGGAAATTGACATCTCTTCAGATCCTTGATATCAATACCAACCGACTTAGTGGTGAGCTGCCGGACATCATTTCTGACCTCAGCAGTCTGAACCTTTTTTTTGTATATAGTAATAATATCTCGGGCAGTGTTCCTGAGGATTTTGGAAAAAAAAGTCCTCAATTGTCCAGTGTCAGCTTTTCAAATAACAGCTTCAGTGGTGAACTGCCTCCTGGATTATGTAGCCAGTTTGCTCTTGAGGAGTTGACAATAAATGGCAACAAATTCAGTGGAAAGTTACCAGATTGCTTGAAGAATTGCACAGAGCTAAAAAGAATAAGGCTTGAAGGCAACAACTTATCTGGTAATCTTGCAGAGGCATTTGGCGTGCACCCGAATCTTGATTTCCTTTCTCTCATTGACAACCAATTTTCAGGTGAACTCTCACCTGAATGGGGGAAATGTGAAAAACTCACAAGTCTAAGAATGGATGGAAACAAAATTTCTGGTGTGATCCCAGCTGAGCTAGGGAATCTGAGGGAGCTGCGCGTGTTAACTTTGGAAGGAAATGAATTGACCGGTGAAATTCCTTCTGAACTGGCAAAGTTAGGCCAGCTCTACAATCTCAGCTTGAGCAAAAACAATCTTACAGGAGGCATCCCTCAGTCTGTTGGAAATTTAACTAAGCTCCAGTATCTTGACTTGTCAACAAACAAGTTAAGTGGTAACATACCGGTAGATGTTGGGAAGTGCGAGAGACTTTTGAGCTTGAATCTTGGCAACAACTCATTATCAGGTGGtattccctctgaacttggaaaTTTGATGGGGTTGAGTATTCTTTTGGACCTCAGTGGCAATTCGCTATCGGGAACAATCCCACAAAACTTGGCCAAGCTTACCTCATTGGAGGATCTCAACCTCTCACATAACAACCTCTCAGGTAGAATTCCTCCGTCATTATCTCGCATGGTCAGTCTTCAGGAAATGGACTTTTCCTACAACGAGTTTTCAGGACCAATTCCAACCGATGGAGTATTTCAAGGAGCGGCTGCTAGATCTTTTCTTGGAAACTCTGGTTTGTGTGGAAATGTAGAAGGATTATCCTCGTGTAATTTGGCTACCCCGGATGAGAAGTCCAGAAACAAGAATCAAAAGGTTCTTATTGGGGTACTTGTACCGGTGGCCTGCCTCATACTTTTGGCAATCATTTTTGTTGCATGCCTTGTATCTCGAAGGAAGGCTAAGCAATACGATGAGGAGATCAAAGCCAGCCAGATGTATGAGAATTCAGAGTCTCTCATTTGGGAAAGAGAAGGGAAGTTTACATTTGGTGACATTGTGAAAGCTACTGAAGATTTCAATGAGAAAAACTGCATTGGAAGAGGAGGCTTTGGAAGTGTTTATAGAGCAATTTTGCCATCTGGGCAGGTTGTTGCAGTCAAAAGACTCAACATGTCAGACTCAAGTGACATTCCTTTAACAAGTCGTCGAAGCTTTGAGAATGAGATTAGAACTTTGACAGAGGTGAGACACAGGAATATAATCAAGCTCTTTGGTTACTGTTCCAAGAATGGGTGCATGTACTTGGTTTATGAGTATATAGAAAAAGGTAGCCTCGGGAAAGTTCTGTATGACAGTGAGATGGTAACGGAACTGGGGTGGGGCACAAGAGTGAAAATTGTGCAAGGAATAGCACATGCACTTGCTTACTTGCACCATGACTGCTCCCCACCCATCGTGCACCGTGATGTATCGCTGAATAACATCTTGCTTGAGTCAGAGTTCGAGCCACGACTCTCTGACTTTGGCACAGCAAAGCTGCTAGCTTCAGAATCATCAAATTGGACCTCAGTTGCTGGTTCTTATGGCTACATGGCACCAGGTATTTTACTCATTAGCTAATGCATCCATATATATATCTGTTGGTTTTTTCAGTATGTTCATTGGAAGAATGCAGGCAGACACTCACTTTTAAACCCTTGCAATTCCTTATTAGGTATTCTGATTTTAGTGTCCCTGATGCAGCTAATTTTCTGCTAAACAGGCTTGTGATAGTTGATATtcttgttttagcaaagaagaaTGTTTCACTAAcatcttgtgtttcttgttgtgCAGAGCTTGCATTTACCATGCGCGTTACAGAAAAATGTGATGTTTATAGTTTTGGAGTTGTGGCTATGGAGATTATGATGGGAAGGCATCCAGGGGAGCTTTTAACCTCATTATCAGCAGCAACAACTTTATCATCGGAAATTCTTTTGAAGGATGTTCTTGACCAAAGACTTCAACCGCCCACTGGCCACTTGGCAGAAGCAGTGGTTTTTGTTATCACGATTGCCTTTGCATGCACACGTACCACTCCTGAGTCACGACCAACCATGCGTTCTGTAGCACAAGAATTATCTGCTCAGACTTTGCCTTACCTTCCACAGCCATTGGGGTCAATAGAAGTGAGCAAACTAACAAGTTTCCAGAAATAGCAGAAAGTATGAGATGACAAGCCTGAGGTATAGGTGTGAAAAATGTACAGGCTGCAGCAGAGTTCTAGTGTTAGTGTCTATATAGTTTCAATGATGAAACATTGGGGCTGGCCGAATTATTACGTTGTGGGTGCACTTTTCTCTAGAGAGAAAGAAATAATATCATCCTGTTGAGCATGATATTCAGATCTCAAAGTCTTATAATCCTAATTATATTGATATCTTTACTTCCAACAACAACTATGCCTCAATCATTAGCTAGTTGGAGTcgactatatgaatcctcacttcttcatttagGCTCGATCATATCATCATCATACCCAATAAGACAAAAAGGGGGGGAAAAGTTAAATCtacataaaaataatagtaataataatattaGAAGTTCTCTAAGTGATATCTTAACTTCCAGcaggaacaaataataaaacaaaagaaaccaCAAAATCCTGCTGAGGTTGGTAGTACACTAGATTTCCATGTGATTTTATAACAATTTCTCCAAAGGAAGTGACTAGGTGTATGAAATATGAGCTTGAATACAGCCTCACAGAGATGAAAATTGAGGTGTAAGTCATTAAAGATTATAGGAGAAGATGCTTAGCATCTTAAAAATCTGATATACATGGACAAGTTTGGATGCTACAGAGTGCCCTTCTCCTTTTCCTAGTCTTCACTTTATTGCTAGGCAAATCACTAGCAGAAAGATACAATGTGTCGCTTGCAATCAAAATAGCTACCTAACAAAAATTGGCAAAGAATACATCACACATATACCAGGCATGGTATTTAGCATTCCACTCCACACTGCTTGAGTATAGGGCCCTTCTGTTTTGGTAGGAAAGGGTCTATTCTGACCCAAACCAGTGAGAAGATTGAAGCAAGAAGAATTGACCATAGGACCACAATGGTGGGAGTCCTATTCTGCCTGCCCATCAATCCCTTTAGGAAAGGATAGAGATGGACAATAACCCAAAAGGCGAAGAATAACTTTCCGAAGAGAGGACCCCATGAACCATAACCATTGTTGATGGCATCCGAAACACCAGCCACAACACCAACCATATTCAAGATGATCAGAGTGGTTGGTGGGATGAGGAGTGTGGTCCATTTGAAGAGGTAAAGCTCCCCAAACTCAGTGTCCTCAGCTGCTTTTGCTGTTACGGTGAAATTTGTGTCTACACCAGCAAGAACTTTAAGAAGGCCTTGGAAAACTGCAAACAAATGTGCTGAAACACCTCCAATGACCCAAAATTGCTCGTTACGCCACCAGGCCTCAATGCTTACTCCACTCCATCGCAGCTCGAGTACGCTTGTGACTATGATGGAGAGGAAGAGAGCCATGAACCAAATGCTTGCAAAGTTATTAAGCTGCAAAAAGAAACATGATCTTTGACTTAGAAAATTAAAATCAATCTTCAACATATTGTTGAACCAGATGACTTAAAAGTTCGCTTACTGTTGGGACGATAAATTTTCCAGTGAGAAGGCATACAGCTGGAAGGGTGCAGTAAGCTAGAAGAGCAATGGAAGTGAAAGGGTAAACAATGGTGTTAATGTAAGCTAGCCTTTCCAACAATTTGAGTTTACCACCCCAGGCATACCAAAGGGGACAATGACGACTCATGAAGATTTCGACAGAACCAAGAGCCCATCTCAGGACTTGGTGCAATCTATCTGATAGATTGATGGGAGCTGATCCCTTAAAAGCTGCTCTTTTTGGACAGCAATAAACTGATCTCCATCCTCTGCAGTGCATCTTGAATCCAGTCAAAATGTCCTCTGTGACAGAACCATAAATCCACCCAATCTGTcaagaaaataagaaagaaaagcaaTTAGTAGAAGCTAGTGAAGCGACCATCAAACCAATTAGTAGAAGCTAGCGAAGCGACCATTGATAACTCATTATGATTCTAACCTCTTTGCCCCACTCAGTTTTCTCTTCATACCCACAGCTAATAACATGAATGGCTTCTTTTATGAGTGTTGTTGGATTTGTCCCTTCAGGAAGCCCACCATCTTCCATGAGTGTGGAAGCTATGAAAACTGGGGACTGCCCAAATCGTTTCTCAAAGTTCTTTTGGGACATAAGAGATGATTTCTCAAGCTCATCATATCCTTCAAGTCCTTCTTCAATTTCCTCAAGATCAAAGACAGGTCCAGATGGCTTCCTAGTGTAGTTCTTTCCATTCATTGTTCTCTTTTTCTTGCTATATAGCCCAAGTAAGGACTTGATGCTCTTCTTCTTGGACCTGGACTTGGGCTTTCTTGAACCACCACAACAGCAGCAGCACCAACTAGGCCAGCAATCACATGTCATCTTTGGCCGCTTCTCTGAAACAGGTGGATCATAGCCGTATAATGCCGGCCTGTTGAAAACACAACCTGTTCCAACATATACTGGCCCTTGAATGCCATCCAGGCCTTTCATGTTGATCTGTCGCCATGAAGAAAAAGAACTCATTAAATACTGAGAATAAACCCTTTGCTAACCACATTGCTGCGTTTAAACTTACATCAAAGAAGACAACATTACGGTTGGCATATCGATCATGGCGATCAATACCATCAAATCTCTGGGGAAATTGGACATAACAGAGCTTCTTTCCAATTTGTGGGTCCATTAAAAAGCACATGGCTTCTCTAACTGCCTTGCTGTTGTTAAGGTAGTGATCACAATCCAAGTTCAACATAAATGGTGCATTCGTCAGCACTGCAGAGACTCGAACCTATTTAGAAAAAACAGAATCAATTACATATAACATGCCGAAGAAGACTTAAAAGAATGTCAAGGAAGGCCAGCCAGAAATTAATACTAGTACGAATTACTAACCAAAGCATTCATGGCACCAGCTTTCTTGTTGTGTTGATAGCCTGGTCGTTTCTCACGGGAAACATAGACAAGGCGCGGTAGCTCTTTTCCTTCAACGTCAAGTGCACCTTCACTACCAAGATAAACTTGAATCATACCAGGATGGTCTCTGGTATTGTTACCAGGCCATGGAGTTCCGTCTTGCATTACCCATCCTTCTTCTGGTTTTTTCTGAGCCTTTGCCACTAATGCATTAATTCTTACCTTGAATTCTTCATATTCTCTCTGCCACAAGATAATGACTTTTCAATTTGCAGCAAATATGATTTAGCCAAAGAAACTTAAACCCCTGACAAGTGATACTCCTTCTATCCGAATTTAT
This genomic stretch from Nicotiana sylvestris chromosome 9, ASM39365v2, whole genome shotgun sequence harbors:
- the LOC104230239 gene encoding cellulose synthase A catalytic subunit 4 [UDP-forming] isoform X1, whose amino-acid sequence is MAGSHSRSELHVFHTGDDQRPQPAETRDQSEARMSSLKKICKICGDEIGVKENGDAFVACSECGFPVCRPCYEYERSEGNQSCPHCHSRYKRHKGCPRVAGDDEDDFDHDDFDQEFQIKNHHTSPNHHHSENGDYNQQHHNANGAAYNQSVTGSVAGKDLEDEQKETYGDAEWKERVEKWKNRQEKRGLVSKLGDGGNDQADEDDDYLLAEARQPLWRKVPLPSSLISPYRIVIVLRLVILGFFFHFRILTPANDAYPLWIISVICEIWFGLSWILDQFPKWSPINRETYLDRLALRFEREGEPNRLAPVDVFVSTVDPLKEPPIITANTVLSILAVDYPVEKVSCYVSDDGASMLLFDALAKTAEFARRWVPFCKKYNVEPRAPDFYFNEKIDYLKDKVQPTFVKDRRAMKREYEEFKVRINALVAKAQKKPEEGWVMQDGTPWPGNNTRDHPGMIQVYLGSEGALDVEGKELPRLVYVSREKRPGYQHNKKAGAMNALVRVSAVLTNAPFMLNLDCDHYLNNSKAVREAMCFLMDPQIGKKLCYVQFPQRFDGIDRHDRYANRNVVFFDINMKGLDGIQGPVYVGTGCVFNRPALYGYDPPVSEKRPKMTCDCWPSWCCCCCGGSRKPKSRSKKKSIKSLLGLYSKKKRTMNGKNYTRKPSGPVFDLEEIEEGLEGYDELEKSSLMSQKNFEKRFGQSPVFIASTLMEDGGLPEGTNPTTLIKEAIHVISCGYEEKTEWGKEIGWIYGSVTEDILTGFKMHCRGWRSVYCCPKRAAFKGSAPINLSDRLHQVLRWALGSVEIFMSRHCPLWYAWGGKLKLLERLAYINTIVYPFTSIALLAYCTLPAVCLLTGKFIVPTLNNFASIWFMALFLSIIVTSVLELRWSGVSIEAWWRNEQFWVIGGVSAHLFAVFQGLLKVLAGVDTNFTVTAKAAEDTEFGELYLFKWTTLLIPPTTLIILNMVGVVAGVSDAINNGYGSWGPLFGKLFFAFWVIVHLYPFLKGLMGRQNRTPTIVVLWSILLASIFSLVWVRIDPFLPKQKGPILKQCGVEC
- the LOC104230239 gene encoding cellulose synthase A catalytic subunit 4 [UDP-forming] isoform X2; translation: MAGSHSRSELHVFHTGDDRPQPAETRDQSEARMSSLKKICKICGDEIGVKENGDAFVACSECGFPVCRPCYEYERSEGNQSCPHCHSRYKRHKGCPRVAGDDEDDFDHDDFDQEFQIKNHHTSPNHHHSENGDYNQQHHNANGAAYNQSVTGSVAGKDLEDEQKETYGDAEWKERVEKWKNRQEKRGLVSKLGDGGNDQADEDDDYLLAEARQPLWRKVPLPSSLISPYRIVIVLRLVILGFFFHFRILTPANDAYPLWIISVICEIWFGLSWILDQFPKWSPINRETYLDRLALRFEREGEPNRLAPVDVFVSTVDPLKEPPIITANTVLSILAVDYPVEKVSCYVSDDGASMLLFDALAKTAEFARRWVPFCKKYNVEPRAPDFYFNEKIDYLKDKVQPTFVKDRRAMKREYEEFKVRINALVAKAQKKPEEGWVMQDGTPWPGNNTRDHPGMIQVYLGSEGALDVEGKELPRLVYVSREKRPGYQHNKKAGAMNALVRVSAVLTNAPFMLNLDCDHYLNNSKAVREAMCFLMDPQIGKKLCYVQFPQRFDGIDRHDRYANRNVVFFDINMKGLDGIQGPVYVGTGCVFNRPALYGYDPPVSEKRPKMTCDCWPSWCCCCCGGSRKPKSRSKKKSIKSLLGLYSKKKRTMNGKNYTRKPSGPVFDLEEIEEGLEGYDELEKSSLMSQKNFEKRFGQSPVFIASTLMEDGGLPEGTNPTTLIKEAIHVISCGYEEKTEWGKEIGWIYGSVTEDILTGFKMHCRGWRSVYCCPKRAAFKGSAPINLSDRLHQVLRWALGSVEIFMSRHCPLWYAWGGKLKLLERLAYINTIVYPFTSIALLAYCTLPAVCLLTGKFIVPTLNNFASIWFMALFLSIIVTSVLELRWSGVSIEAWWRNEQFWVIGGVSAHLFAVFQGLLKVLAGVDTNFTVTAKAAEDTEFGELYLFKWTTLLIPPTTLIILNMVGVVAGVSDAINNGYGSWGPLFGKLFFAFWVIVHLYPFLKGLMGRQNRTPTIVVLWSILLASIFSLVWVRIDPFLPKQKGPILKQCGVEC